A DNA window from Thalassospiraceae bacterium LMO-JJ14 contains the following coding sequences:
- a CDS encoding carboxymuconolactone decarboxylase family protein encodes MDQSQYDAGMKVRREVLGDEYVDRAVAATDELTKPLQDLVNEYGWGACWTRPGLDRRTRSFMNIAMLTALNRPHELAVHLKGAMNNGLSREEIVEAVLQTAIYCGLPAALDSMRHVKKAFEDADAAG; translated from the coding sequence ATGGATCAATCGCAATACGATGCCGGCATGAAGGTACGCCGCGAAGTGCTGGGCGATGAATACGTCGACCGCGCCGTCGCCGCCACCGACGAACTGACGAAACCGCTGCAGGATCTGGTCAACGAGTACGGCTGGGGCGCGTGCTGGACGCGGCCCGGGCTTGACCGCCGCACCCGCAGCTTCATGAACATCGCCATGCTGACGGCGCTGAACCGGCCGCACGAGTTGGCGGTGCACCTGAAAGGCGCGATGAACAACGGCCTGAGCCGCGAGGAAATCGTCGAGGCCGTGCTGCAGACCGCGATCTACTGCGGCCTGCCCGCGGCGCTGGACAGCATGCGCCACGTCAAGAAAGCCTTCGAAGACGCAGACGCGGCCGGCTGA
- a CDS encoding LLM class flavin-dependent oxidoreductase, translating into MVALSVLDQSTAAAGVPQAQAIRDTVALAKYCEDLGYKRFWVSEHHNHPTIVGSAPEIVMAAIAQTTARIRIGSAGIMLPHYASLKVAEQFRVLDALAPGRIDLGLGRAPGSDGKTAFALNPNAHEDAEHFPANVRDLMAWVTGEPLIAGHPFNGLVAQPQGETAPEMWMLGTSDYGARVAAHFGMPYCFAHFITDGRGVERAFQVYRDNYQPSERYPDPIANVCVWALAAETDADAERLFTSRAHWKVRREMGDLLPIQSPDSIEGFEYTQGEKARIAELRAGAIIGTGQSVYQQLETLAGKLGIDEAVVLTWTHAQEDRRNSYRLLAEAK; encoded by the coding sequence ATGGTCGCCCTTTCCGTTCTCGACCAGTCGACCGCCGCCGCCGGCGTCCCTCAGGCGCAGGCCATTCGCGACACCGTGGCGCTGGCGAAATACTGCGAAGATCTAGGCTACAAACGATTCTGGGTGTCGGAGCACCACAACCATCCGACGATCGTCGGCTCGGCGCCGGAAATCGTCATGGCGGCGATCGCCCAGACAACCGCACGCATCCGTATCGGCAGCGCCGGGATCATGCTGCCGCACTATGCATCGCTGAAAGTCGCCGAACAGTTCCGCGTCCTCGACGCCCTGGCGCCGGGGCGTATCGATCTCGGTCTCGGCCGCGCGCCGGGCTCGGACGGCAAGACGGCCTTTGCGCTGAACCCCAACGCCCACGAAGATGCCGAGCACTTCCCCGCCAACGTCCGCGATCTGATGGCCTGGGTCACCGGCGAACCGCTGATCGCCGGCCATCCCTTCAACGGGCTGGTAGCCCAGCCCCAGGGTGAGACGGCGCCGGAAATGTGGATGCTCGGCACGTCCGATTACGGCGCCCGGGTCGCGGCGCATTTCGGCATGCCCTATTGCTTTGCGCATTTCATCACCGACGGGCGCGGTGTCGAACGCGCGTTTCAGGTCTATCGCGACAACTACCAGCCCAGCGAACGCTATCCCGACCCCATCGCCAATGTCTGTGTCTGGGCATTGGCGGCGGAAACCGACGCCGACGCCGAGCGCCTGTTCACGTCACGCGCACACTGGAAGGTACGGCGCGAGATGGGCGATCTTCTCCCCATCCAGTCACCGGACAGCATCGAAGGCTTCGAATACACCCAGGGCGAGAAAGCCCGCATCGCCGAGCTGCGTGCCGGCGCCATCATCGGCACCGGGCAAAGCGTTTATCAGCAACTGGAAACGCTGGCTGGGAAACTCGGCATCGACGAAGCCGTGGTCCTGACCTGGACCCATGCCCAGGAAGACCGCCGCAATTCATACCGGTTGTTGGCGGAGGCGAAATAG